The following coding sequences lie in one Polynucleobacter sp. HIN7 genomic window:
- a CDS encoding Bax inhibitor-1/YccA family protein: MSDLNSYGFGRGAAVATAQSRNRVLRNTYALLALSMVPTVIGAWLGVAMGFTFFEGSPFMGAILFLAVAFGFFWAIEKNKDTGMGVVLLLAFTFFMGVMLSRLIGMTLGSYSNGAALIMGAFGGTAAIFTVMASIATVSKKDFSGMGKFLFVGVILLILASLANIWLQIPALMLTLMVVAIAIFSAFILVDVQRVVNGGETNYIIATLGIYLSIYNIFSNLLALLGIFGGDRD, translated from the coding sequence ATGAGTGATCTGAATTCGTATGGTTTTGGTCGTGGTGCTGCAGTTGCAACTGCCCAATCCCGTAACCGTGTCCTAAGAAACACCTACGCCCTCTTGGCACTCTCCATGGTGCCTACCGTGATTGGTGCGTGGCTGGGTGTGGCCATGGGCTTTACCTTCTTTGAAGGTAGTCCATTTATGGGCGCAATTTTGTTCTTGGCCGTTGCCTTTGGTTTCTTCTGGGCAATTGAGAAGAACAAAGATACCGGTATGGGCGTCGTGCTCTTGCTGGCGTTTACCTTCTTTATGGGCGTGATGCTCTCTCGCTTGATCGGCATGACCCTAGGTAGCTACAGCAATGGCGCTGCTCTTATCATGGGTGCCTTTGGTGGCACAGCTGCAATCTTCACCGTGATGGCGTCGATTGCCACGGTCTCCAAGAAAGACTTCTCGGGCATGGGCAAGTTCCTGTTCGTAGGTGTCATTCTGTTGATCTTGGCTTCCTTGGCCAACATCTGGTTGCAGATCCCTGCCCTGATGCTCACCTTGATGGTTGTAGCAATTGCCATCTTCTCCGCGTTCATCTTAGTGGATGTGCAGCGCGTGGTTAATGGTGGTGAGACCAACTACATCATTGCAACCTTGGGCATCTACCTAAGCATCTACAACATTTTCTCCAACCTCTTGGCTCTTCTAGGCATCTTTGGTGGAGACCGCGACTAA
- a CDS encoding peroxiredoxin, translating to MTNLNQLPTDLPVPKDDGACNHLVGMALPNVALLATDGSMVNLSQLPGRTVIYCYPMTGQPNVSLPEGWDQIPGARGCTPQSCAYRDHYQELQALNTNVYGLSVQSTDYQREMATRLHLPFQVLSDEQYQFQQALNLPTFVAAGMTLLKRVTLITNDGHIEAVHYPIFPSDSDPTWVLDYLKSKK from the coding sequence ATGACCAACCTCAACCAGCTACCGACTGATTTACCCGTTCCCAAAGACGATGGGGCGTGCAATCATTTGGTCGGCATGGCTTTGCCGAATGTTGCTTTATTAGCAACCGATGGATCGATGGTGAACCTCTCACAACTACCCGGGCGCACAGTCATTTATTGCTACCCCATGACCGGGCAGCCTAATGTGTCATTGCCCGAAGGGTGGGATCAAATCCCAGGCGCGCGTGGCTGCACACCCCAAAGCTGTGCTTATCGTGATCACTATCAAGAACTCCAAGCCTTAAATACCAATGTGTATGGCCTCAGTGTGCAGAGTACGGATTACCAACGCGAGATGGCTACCCGTTTGCATTTGCCATTTCAGGTGCTCAGTGATGAGCAGTATCAGTTCCAGCAGGCGCTCAACTTGCCAACCTTTGTAGCGGCAGGGATGACCTTACTCAAACGCGTGACCCTGATTACCAATGATGGGCATATTGAGGCAGTACATTACCCAATCTTCCCAAGTGATAGTGATCCTACTTGGGTATTGGATTATTTGAAGAGCAAGAAATAA
- the rlmD gene encoding 23S rRNA (uracil(1939)-C(5))-methyltransferase RlmD → MPKASPIVTIDSLDLDAQGVARQSNEEGGKVLFIRGALPTEQVTYTITREKARFAKAKLHELIKPAVYRTTPRCTYFGTCGGCSMQHLDFAAQIAMKQRVLEDDLWHIGRIKPQEILRPIAGPAWHYRHRGRLSVIDRSIKKGTILVGFHEHNSSYVADMLTCEVIPKRISDLLVPMRELVGSLSIRDRVPQIEFAVGEDTNQPGVTQIALVIRHLLPLTPTDLKNLESFAKHHQVGIWLQPQGPESAKPFYPTEQSLSYTLPEFGVTLPFLPTDFTQVNHAVNQVLISKAIALLDIQASDRVIDLFCGIDNFTLPIATLAKEVLGIEGSKTLTQRALQNARHNQLDHKTQFSQSNLFEITASDLNVWGRADKWLIDPPREGAMEICKAMQDLPTTALPKRIVYVSCNPKTLARDAAILTHELNYTLSKAGIINMFPHTSHIESIAVFDRLG, encoded by the coding sequence ATGCCAAAAGCATCTCCGATCGTTACGATTGACTCTTTGGATCTCGATGCACAAGGCGTCGCACGGCAATCGAATGAAGAGGGTGGCAAAGTACTTTTTATACGGGGAGCATTGCCTACCGAGCAAGTGACTTACACCATCACGCGGGAGAAAGCGCGTTTTGCCAAAGCCAAACTTCATGAGCTGATTAAACCGGCGGTCTATCGCACCACACCTCGCTGCACCTATTTTGGGACCTGCGGAGGGTGCAGCATGCAGCATCTGGATTTTGCGGCTCAGATTGCAATGAAGCAGCGAGTTTTAGAGGATGATCTGTGGCATATCGGACGGATTAAGCCCCAGGAGATCCTACGACCAATTGCAGGACCCGCTTGGCACTATCGCCACCGTGGACGCTTGAGTGTGATCGATCGCTCGATTAAGAAGGGCACGATCTTGGTGGGTTTTCATGAGCACAACAGTAGTTATGTGGCGGATATGCTGACCTGCGAAGTCATCCCCAAGCGAATCTCCGATCTCTTGGTACCGATGCGGGAACTGGTGGGCTCACTTAGTATCCGGGATCGCGTTCCGCAAATCGAGTTTGCTGTTGGAGAAGACACAAACCAACCGGGCGTCACTCAAATTGCCTTAGTGATTCGGCATTTACTACCGCTGACACCCACCGATCTCAAGAATCTGGAATCATTTGCCAAACATCATCAAGTTGGTATTTGGTTACAGCCCCAAGGGCCTGAGAGCGCCAAACCGTTTTATCCCACTGAGCAGTCCCTGAGCTATACCTTGCCAGAGTTCGGGGTCACCTTGCCGTTTCTGCCGACAGACTTCACCCAAGTTAATCATGCAGTTAATCAAGTGCTCATCAGTAAAGCCATTGCATTACTGGATATCCAGGCGAGTGATCGTGTGATTGATCTCTTTTGTGGCATTGATAACTTCACACTGCCCATTGCAACCCTAGCCAAGGAAGTGCTTGGCATTGAGGGTAGTAAGACCCTAACTCAGCGTGCCTTGCAAAATGCTCGGCATAACCAACTCGATCACAAAACCCAATTTAGTCAGAGCAATCTCTTTGAGATCACGGCCTCTGATCTCAATGTCTGGGGCAGGGCCGATAAATGGCTGATTGACCCACCGCGTGAGGGCGCTATGGAGATTTGTAAGGCGATGCAAGATCTGCCAACAACAGCGCTACCGAAACGCATTGTCTATGTGTCATGCAATCCCAAAACACTGGCACGTGATGCAGCGATTCTGACGCACGAACTCAATTACACCCTGAGTAAAGCAGGGATCATCAATATGTTCCCTCACACCTCGCACATTGAATCGATTGCGGTGTTTGATCGACTGGGATAA
- a CDS encoding 3'-5' exonuclease → MPSVLVFDIETVPDVAGLRLLNSYPDSMSDAEVAKAAMDERAAQTGHEFLPLYLQKIIAISCVIRRTTKEGLPQFKVGSLGTAADDEKTLVQAFYELIEKYTPQLVSWNGSGFDLPVLHYRALLNQVAAPRYWEMGESMDSDSKDFKWNNYINRYHMRHIDLMDVLAKHNARANAPLDALAKLCGFPGKLGMDGSQVWPAYQRGEIEQIRQYCETDVVNTYLVYCRFQQMRGGFTADEYDEEIIYVKQQLEQDAKQGKAPWAEYLAGFSY, encoded by the coding sequence ATCCCCAGCGTACTGGTTTTTGATATTGAGACCGTTCCGGATGTAGCGGGTCTACGGTTACTTAATTCTTATCCAGATTCGATGAGCGATGCTGAGGTCGCAAAGGCTGCGATGGATGAACGTGCTGCCCAAACCGGCCACGAGTTCTTACCCCTCTATTTGCAAAAGATCATTGCGATCTCGTGCGTGATTCGCAGAACCACCAAAGAGGGCTTACCGCAATTTAAGGTTGGTAGTCTCGGAACCGCAGCCGATGATGAGAAAACCCTTGTGCAAGCCTTCTATGAACTCATTGAAAAATACACCCCTCAGTTGGTGTCGTGGAATGGTAGCGGCTTTGATCTACCGGTCTTGCATTATCGGGCGCTGTTAAATCAAGTGGCCGCGCCGCGCTACTGGGAGATGGGTGAGAGCATGGACAGCGATAGTAAAGACTTTAAGTGGAATAACTACATTAACCGCTATCACATGCGCCACATTGATCTGATGGATGTTTTGGCCAAACACAATGCGCGCGCTAATGCACCGCTCGATGCGCTAGCGAAGCTGTGCGGCTTTCCCGGAAAACTGGGCATGGATGGCTCGCAAGTGTGGCCTGCGTATCAACGCGGAGAGATCGAGCAAATCCGACAGTATTGTGAGACCGATGTGGTCAATACCTATTTGGTCTACTGCCGCTTTCAACAAATGCGTGGCGGCTTTACTGCCGATGAGTACGATGAAGAAATCATCTACGTGAAGCAGCAACTCGAGCAGGATGCCAAGCAAGGTAAAGCCCCTTGGGCTGAGTACTTAGCCGGCTTTAGTTACTAG
- a CDS encoding peptidoglycan DD-metalloendopeptidase family protein, with the protein MNPLHDSPQSRYTIRVGQTALVAVIAFGLAACSTPPRTKPATITDRSAPVASIPAQEPVPPGFYRVKRGDTLIRIALDNGQSYRDIAAWNNITDPNLIEVDQVLRVKPPPSMARVTTKPIEPIKPADSKAPADSKVAVKKVEEKEVAVAEPKANAIDPPIKLSWPAKGKVVEEFNEAKNKGIDIAGKMGEPIQAAADGKVVYAGNSLRGYGNLVIVKHDNTYLTAYAHNRTLLVKEGENVRKGQRIAEMGDSDANMVKLHFEVRMNGKPVNPMQYLQ; encoded by the coding sequence ATGAACCCATTGCATGACAGCCCACAATCCCGATACACGATTCGCGTCGGCCAGACCGCTCTCGTAGCGGTTATCGCTTTTGGGCTTGCAGCATGCTCGACCCCTCCAAGAACCAAGCCAGCCACCATTACAGATCGCAGTGCGCCGGTAGCCAGCATACCTGCTCAAGAGCCAGTGCCGCCTGGGTTCTATCGGGTTAAGCGCGGGGATACCTTGATTCGGATTGCGCTCGATAACGGACAGTCCTATCGGGACATTGCAGCATGGAACAACATCACCGATCCTAATTTGATTGAGGTTGATCAGGTCTTGCGGGTGAAGCCACCGCCAAGTATGGCTCGGGTAACAACCAAGCCGATTGAGCCGATCAAACCCGCTGATAGTAAAGCGCCGGCTGATAGTAAAGTTGCCGTTAAGAAGGTGGAAGAGAAAGAAGTGGCGGTTGCTGAGCCCAAAGCCAATGCCATCGATCCGCCGATTAAGCTCTCATGGCCCGCGAAGGGTAAAGTAGTTGAAGAGTTCAATGAGGCCAAGAACAAAGGCATCGATATTGCCGGCAAGATGGGCGAGCCCATTCAAGCGGCAGCCGATGGCAAAGTGGTTTATGCCGGCAACAGTCTGCGAGGCTATGGCAATCTGGTGATCGTCAAGCATGACAACACCTATCTCACGGCCTATGCCCATAACCGTACACTCTTAGTGAAAGAGGGTGAGAACGTGCGCAAGGGCCAACGGATTGCTGAGATGGGCGACTCCGATGCCAATATGGTGAAGTTGCACTTTGAGGTGCGCATGAACGGCAAACCCGTTAACCCGATGCAGTATTTGCAATAA
- the surE gene encoding 5'/3'-nucleotidase SurE — MSKVPHILVSNDDGYLAPGLLALVNALRPLGKLTIVAPEQNHSGASNSLTLSRPLSIHRVAGGERDGFLFVNGTPTDCVHMAMTGFLESKPDLVVSGINQGENMGEDVLYSGTVAAAIEGVMFGVPGIAFSQVDRGWAQIENAAKAARDIVTQALQEPMERVDGIATLLNVNIPNGHYEQLKRWRVTRLGTRHHSQPVIVQQNPRGENIYWIGPAGEARDISPGTDFHAINEGCISITPMQLDLTHHARQASMRASGWDRE; from the coding sequence ATGAGTAAAGTCCCACACATCTTAGTGAGTAATGACGATGGCTATTTAGCTCCTGGCTTACTCGCTTTGGTTAATGCACTACGCCCCTTAGGCAAGTTAACGATTGTGGCGCCCGAGCAAAATCACAGCGGTGCATCGAACTCGCTCACACTCTCACGACCCTTGAGTATTCATCGGGTCGCCGGTGGTGAGCGCGATGGATTTCTGTTTGTAAATGGCACGCCCACCGACTGTGTGCACATGGCCATGACCGGATTTTTGGAGAGTAAACCCGATCTGGTGGTCTCAGGAATTAATCAAGGCGAGAACATGGGAGAAGATGTCCTCTACTCAGGCACCGTCGCCGCTGCAATTGAAGGCGTGATGTTTGGGGTACCGGGTATTGCATTCTCACAAGTAGATCGCGGCTGGGCTCAAATTGAAAATGCTGCAAAGGCGGCGCGCGACATCGTGACCCAGGCTCTGCAAGAGCCGATGGAGCGAGTCGATGGCATCGCCACCTTACTAAATGTCAATATTCCCAATGGCCATTATGAGCAACTCAAACGCTGGCGGGTGACGCGCTTAGGAACACGCCATCACTCGCAACCCGTGATCGTGCAACAAAATCCTCGTGGTGAAAACATTTATTGGATTGGTCCCGCAGGCGAAGCACGTGATATCTCTCCAGGGACGGATTTTCATGCGATTAATGAGGGATGCATCTCAATTACGCCGATGCAACTCGATCTCACACACCATGCGCGTCAAGCCAGTATGCGCGCATCCGGTTGGGACCGCGAATGA
- the recR gene encoding recombination mediator RecR: MSRTKVPNEPQDALSRLVEALRVLPGVGPKSAQRMAYYLLQHDRNGAAVLAQSLGEAVESIGHCQRCNTFTELELCTTCSDSRRDPALLCVVETPADQVMVEQTMSFKGQYFVLMGRISPLDGMGPNEIHFDRLLDRIEKPEFGGPVREVVLATNFTSEGEATAHYIGEVLKIKGIKATRIARGIPVGGELEYVDAGTLARALLDRRSIS, translated from the coding sequence ATGAGCCGGACCAAAGTACCAAACGAGCCTCAAGACGCACTTAGTCGTTTGGTGGAGGCCCTGAGGGTCTTGCCAGGCGTTGGCCCCAAATCAGCGCAACGTATGGCGTATTACTTATTGCAACATGATCGCAATGGCGCCGCGGTTCTAGCTCAGTCATTGGGTGAGGCAGTCGAGTCCATCGGCCATTGCCAGCGTTGTAATACCTTTACTGAACTCGAGCTTTGTACGACCTGCAGCGATTCACGTCGCGATCCCGCCTTACTGTGCGTGGTGGAGACCCCGGCCGATCAAGTGATGGTTGAGCAAACCATGAGCTTTAAGGGTCAGTACTTCGTGCTGATGGGGCGTATCTCACCACTGGATGGCATGGGCCCCAATGAGATTCATTTTGATCGCTTACTTGATCGGATCGAGAAACCGGAGTTCGGTGGACCCGTACGAGAAGTGGTGCTGGCCACTAATTTCACGAGCGAGGGTGAGGCCACCGCCCATTACATTGGTGAGGTCTTAAAGATCAAAGGCATCAAAGCAACCCGCATCGCCCGCGGCATTCCGGTGGGTGGCGAGTTGGAGTATGTGGATGCTGGCACCTTGGCTCGCGCCTTACTCGATCGCCGCTCCATCAGCTAA
- a CDS encoding YbaB/EbfC family nucleoid-associated protein, which yields MMKGQIAGLMKQAQQMQEKMKRAQEELNALELTGQAAGGMVKVTISGKYEMKRVQIDPAAMDDREMLEDLVVTAYTDAFKQAEAASQALMSGATAGMPMPPGFKLPF from the coding sequence ATGATGAAAGGTCAAATTGCGGGTTTAATGAAGCAAGCCCAGCAAATGCAAGAGAAGATGAAGCGCGCCCAAGAGGAGCTCAATGCCTTGGAACTCACGGGCCAAGCCGCTGGCGGCATGGTGAAGGTCACGATTAGTGGCAAGTATGAGATGAAGCGGGTACAAATTGATCCGGCAGCAATGGATGATCGCGAGATGCTCGAAGATCTGGTGGTCACTGCCTATACCGATGCATTCAAGCAGGCTGAAGCCGCTAGCCAAGCTCTCATGTCGGGAGCGACCGCTGGGATGCCGATGCCCCCCGGATTTAAGTTACCGTTCTAA
- the dnaX gene encoding DNA polymerase III subunit gamma/tau — translation MTALALARKWRPKTFTELVGQDHVVKALTHALDQGRLHHAWLFTGTRGVGKTTISRIMAKALNCTGVDGKGQMTSQPCGQCQACTEIDAGRFVDYIEMDAASNRGVDEMVSLLEKAAYAPSSARFKVYMIDEVHMLSTHAFNAMLKTLEEPPPHVKFILATTDPQKVPVTVLSRCLQFNLKQMPVPLIVEHLQQILGSESVSAEPNALRVIAKAAQGSMRDALSLTDQAIAYAAGPVTEAAVRTMLGTIDETYLIKILDALQNKDGKTLNDIAEEMGLRSMSFSLALQDLASLLHKIATAQIVPDSVLEDWPEANEIRRLAKVFTPEETQLFYQIAITSRADLSLAPDEQAGFAMALLRMLAFKPGGSGSTSVTANSIPKPATQATPKSAAPVNKSVEAKPVAKTVASTVTNTAPETVTHTPNLNSEIKPDWHAMVRNLPLRGLLQQLAHQTELVEWRDTPTTLFITLTTAMPQLATDDALARFGETLRAQYGKPVKLQLGEGKANHTIAKVDAQIYEEKKLNAEEQLAEDPFLKELEREFGAKVVSGSVRPIN, via the coding sequence ATGACTGCACTTGCACTGGCTCGTAAATGGCGCCCTAAAACCTTCACTGAACTGGTGGGTCAGGATCACGTAGTGAAAGCCTTAACCCACGCCTTAGATCAAGGCCGCTTACACCATGCATGGTTATTCACGGGCACCCGTGGGGTGGGGAAGACCACCATCTCTCGCATCATGGCCAAAGCCCTCAATTGCACTGGAGTGGATGGTAAAGGGCAAATGACCTCACAACCGTGTGGCCAATGCCAAGCCTGCACCGAGATTGATGCCGGACGATTTGTTGATTACATCGAAATGGATGCGGCGAGTAATCGTGGTGTGGATGAGATGGTCTCTCTATTAGAGAAAGCCGCTTATGCACCAAGCAGTGCACGCTTTAAGGTCTACATGATCGACGAGGTGCATATGCTCTCCACACATGCCTTTAATGCCATGCTCAAGACCCTCGAAGAGCCACCACCGCATGTGAAGTTCATTCTGGCGACTACCGATCCCCAAAAGGTGCCGGTCACCGTACTCTCCCGCTGCTTGCAGTTCAATCTCAAGCAAATGCCAGTGCCTCTGATCGTAGAGCACCTGCAGCAGATTCTGGGTTCGGAGTCGGTCAGCGCTGAGCCCAACGCTTTACGGGTGATTGCAAAAGCCGCCCAGGGATCCATGCGCGATGCGCTATCGCTTACCGACCAAGCCATCGCTTATGCCGCAGGGCCGGTCACAGAGGCTGCAGTTCGCACCATGCTGGGCACGATTGATGAGACCTATCTCATCAAGATCTTAGATGCCCTCCAGAATAAAGATGGCAAGACCTTAAACGACATTGCGGAAGAGATGGGTCTGCGCAGCATGTCCTTCTCCTTAGCACTGCAAGATCTGGCCAGTCTCTTACACAAAATAGCGACCGCCCAGATCGTGCCAGACTCTGTATTGGAGGATTGGCCAGAGGCAAATGAGATTCGGAGGCTTGCTAAAGTATTTACTCCCGAAGAGACCCAACTCTTTTATCAGATCGCTATTACCAGTCGTGCTGATTTGTCATTGGCCCCCGATGAGCAAGCTGGATTTGCAATGGCGCTTCTACGAATGTTAGCCTTCAAACCCGGTGGCAGTGGTAGCACTTCAGTAACAGCGAACAGCATACCCAAGCCTGCTACGCAAGCAACTCCTAAATCAGCCGCTCCTGTAAACAAGTCAGTAGAAGCAAAGCCGGTTGCAAAGACTGTTGCGAGTACTGTTACAAATACTGCACCCGAAACCGTCACCCATACGCCGAACCTCAATAGTGAGATCAAACCCGATTGGCATGCGATGGTACGTAATTTGCCATTGCGAGGACTCTTGCAACAACTGGCTCACCAAACCGAACTGGTGGAGTGGCGCGACACCCCAACGACACTCTTTATTACTCTGACGACCGCAATGCCTCAGCTGGCGACGGATGATGCGCTCGCCCGTTTTGGGGAGACCCTCCGGGCGCAGTACGGTAAACCCGTGAAGCTGCAATTGGGTGAGGGTAAGGCTAATCACACGATTGCTAAAGTAGATGCCCAAATTTACGAAGAGAAAAAACTCAATGCCGAAGAGCAACTTGCTGAAGACCCATTCCTAAAAGAGCTGGAGCGTGAGTTCGGAGCCAAAGTGGTCTCGGGCTCAGTTCGTCCCATTAATTAA
- a CDS encoding TlpA family protein disulfide reductase: MRIFKLLIACLMLLPSLALALTVGQTIELGPMQTLNSVPYAIPANNTKNTLIQVWATWCPFCKKQNAYLEKLYKELPPNSLNVITISIDKNPLLAKQYMENNKYTFPAAMMTPELQKSMGKVKGIPILIILDKNNKIIYREIGEIFPEEYADLKRFAKVQ, translated from the coding sequence ATGAGAATCTTCAAACTCCTGATCGCGTGCCTCATGCTTCTGCCAAGCTTGGCCCTGGCGCTGACGGTTGGCCAAACCATTGAGTTAGGGCCAATGCAAACACTCAATAGCGTGCCGTATGCCATACCGGCCAACAACACCAAGAACACCTTAATCCAGGTATGGGCCACCTGGTGCCCATTTTGTAAGAAGCAAAATGCTTACCTTGAGAAACTCTATAAAGAGTTACCACCCAACTCACTGAACGTCATTACCATCTCCATTGATAAGAACCCATTACTTGCCAAGCAATACATGGAGAACAATAAGTACACATTCCCAGCAGCGATGATGACTCCGGAACTGCAAAAATCAATGGGCAAGGTGAAGGGCATACCCATCCTCATTATTCTGGACAAGAACAACAAAATTATTTACCGGGAAATCGGCGAGATATTTCCTGAGGAGTATGCAGACCTTAAGCGCTTTGCGAAAGTTCAGTAA
- a CDS encoding helix-turn-helix transcriptional regulator has product MSDMERLHKIKYMIQSRGCVPIEDFLSGLEISRATFKRDLDYLRDRMNAPIVYNRAMGGYRFDKPNAGDKFELPGLWFSEKEATALVLMQHLLSNLDTNGLLSPHIAPLINIIDGILGQSEISAKELRKRIKVFGVSARKNVLENFEEVGISLLKRQRLHLSYYSKGKDESTERDVSPQRLIFYRDNWYLDAYCHLRKGLRSFAMDGIQAAHVLDEKAIEVPEKELHENFAESYGIFSGKATQRAKLRFTPEKARWVAAETWHGQQVSSFDKEGNYLLEFDYNQDPELIMEIMKHGDGVEVLAPASLRKRVAEELLKAAKRYQSL; this is encoded by the coding sequence ATGAGCGATATGGAGCGCTTGCACAAGATTAAGTACATGATCCAGAGTCGGGGTTGCGTGCCGATTGAGGATTTCTTGAGTGGCTTAGAAATCTCGCGCGCAACCTTCAAACGCGATCTTGACTATCTGCGTGATCGCATGAACGCGCCAATTGTCTACAACCGCGCTATGGGTGGCTATCGCTTTGATAAGCCCAATGCTGGCGATAAGTTTGAGTTACCCGGCTTGTGGTTCTCTGAAAAGGAGGCGACTGCCCTCGTTCTGATGCAACACCTATTATCCAATCTAGATACCAATGGCTTACTGAGCCCCCATATTGCACCGCTAATAAATATCATTGATGGCATCTTAGGACAATCCGAGATCTCTGCAAAAGAGTTACGTAAACGCATTAAGGTCTTTGGTGTGTCAGCCCGCAAGAATGTGCTCGAGAACTTTGAAGAGGTCGGTATCTCACTCCTAAAGCGCCAGCGCTTACACCTGTCCTATTACTCCAAGGGTAAGGATGAATCAACCGAGCGTGATGTATCACCACAGCGCTTAATTTTCTATCGGGATAACTGGTACCTCGATGCGTATTGCCATCTACGCAAAGGTCTACGAAGTTTTGCCATGGATGGAATTCAGGCAGCCCATGTATTAGATGAAAAGGCAATTGAGGTTCCCGAAAAAGAATTACATGAAAACTTTGCAGAGAGTTATGGCATCTTCTCTGGTAAGGCCACGCAACGCGCCAAATTACGCTTTACCCCAGAGAAAGCCCGCTGGGTTGCTGCGGAGACCTGGCATGGCCAGCAAGTAAGTAGCTTCGATAAAGAAGGCAATTACCTCCTTGAGTTTGATTACAACCAAGATCCGGAACTCATCATGGAGATCATGAAGCATGGGGATGGTGTTGAGGTACTGGCGCCTGCCAGTTTGCGTAAACGTGTTGCCGAGGAGCTTCTAAAGGCCGCCAAGCGCTATCAATCATTGTGA
- a CDS encoding DUF6152 family protein, whose translation MIPIIKRIILSCLLFNLGLAHAHHGWSEYDQTKTVKLTGTITQSGYEHPHGVIKLSADGKSWTIVLAPPFRMENRGLSKSDIANGSQITVEGYINRTQPDELRAERITAGSKTIELR comes from the coding sequence ATGATCCCAATCATTAAACGAATCATTCTGAGCTGCTTGTTATTCAATCTTGGTCTTGCTCATGCCCATCACGGTTGGTCTGAATATGATCAGACCAAGACCGTGAAGCTCACTGGCACGATTACTCAAAGTGGCTATGAGCATCCGCATGGAGTGATTAAATTAAGTGCCGATGGTAAGTCGTGGACGATTGTGCTTGCCCCACCCTTTCGAATGGAAAACCGGGGCTTGAGTAAAAGTGATATTGCTAATGGTTCGCAAATCACGGTGGAGGGCTATATCAATCGCACCCAACCCGATGAACTGCGTGCCGAGCGCATCACTGCTGGCTCTAAAACCATTGAACTGCGCTAA